In the genome of Montipora capricornis isolate CH-2021 unplaced genomic scaffold, ASM3666992v2 scaffold_332, whole genome shotgun sequence, the window AAGCAAGAAGAGCGCAGGCCATAAATCAAAGGGTTCCGTAAAAAAACGAtaatccgtaacttacagtacggaccaagaaaacgaggttagtaagatatttattatatctctgaggtaataGGGCACGCGCGAAAGAAAACTAATTGAAGTCAAGCGAaacgttcaactgccacaaatgaGTGGCATGCCTAAAAATCTGAAAGAGAACGAATTCTTGGTTTCACCCACGTGATaatgcggccatgttggttggcaatacaatacaattttttttgcccattttgcataacaataaagtttagttcccagcggagagacAGGTCTGACTGAGAAATataataaaagacaaaatttggaTTTATTTTTCGTGATCTAATTACAGACGTCATTTGGAAAAGAGCATCCTGTGTTCCAGTGTCATCTTTTCCTTTGTTATCAACTCACCTAGAGATTtaaagatttttgtttttccttcagGAACGGAAAGTTTCCCTATGATCACATCTCCAATTTCACCAGAAACGGTCGCCTTGAACAAAGAATGAACAATCCTCCATAACTATAACAAATTGTGCATGCTATGCAAGAGCCAATAATTGCAGCAAAAATCTGACTCAACATATTACacacaaaaataaagttatgCACAACAGCAGAAAATCTTACACAAACCCTAACCTTTCACTTCTGCACTAAATGAAAAGCCAAAGCCATAAGACATTGTTACGATAGTTCACAATATTTCCTCTCATTTCTTCACGATTAAAATCACTTACCTTAGAAAGAACAACATCTCCCGCTTCCTTTAGAGCTGCTTCAATGCTGTCTGCTACTATAAAACTCGCAACCATTAGCTCATCATCAAGTTCTCGGGTTGTTGGGCGAGCGGCACCGACAGCTACGGGATAACAGAGCACTCATGCTTAATAAAAGATGCAAAAAAACTTGACCTGATGCAAGAGTCTCATTGAAACTTACAATTTATCAAAGCCCCAGGTTTGACCCACTTCCCACAAAGAATAGGGTTGGTTGCCAAGGTAACAGTTACTATGACATCCGCTCCTACTGCAGCCTCTTCCACTGTAGTGCAAGCTTTTGCACCAATCTCGTCTGCAAACTTTTGTGCATTGGCATAAGTTCTACTCCACACCCTAGTCTAACATAAAtgaacacaataaatggtaatGGCCTTGTCTATGTTTAATATAAGCTCTGCAAATAAGATTTAGGTCCTTCCCAACAGTTTCACCTCAAATgtggaaagttttttttgattttattgATTCAACATTCCACAATATTAGACATAACATTTTACTTATTTGATTAATATGTAAATGTCATTTTTCTTAAAGTATATCTAGTGTAATTTTATCATACATTGTAAAGTGCATTCTTGCTCATTGTTGGAAAATCGCATTGCATAAATGaagtattattataattttgtgaatttactgtggtcatgaaaaaaaaaggggctAAGTGATTGCTATGATTTGAGTCTAAATCCACTTTGCGCTGTTTGCATACAAGTCCGTCCATTCCCATTGAAGTGATCACCAAAATAGAAATTGCTCCACGTCAGCGGTTTATGAATACAGTGGTCATTACTCAGTGACAACTCAACAGTCTTTTTATGATCACAGTTATTGTGATATCACATGGAAATCAGGCATCAAATTGTGTTCAAAAGATGCTCTACATTTTTGTACCTCTGTGAATGGCCTAATATACTTTAGGGCTTCTGCATGACTCCTGGCCTGGGCACCAGATCCCAGGATACACAGCACTTGGGCATCCTGGGGAGCCAGGTACTGAAAATGGAAGAAATTCAACAACATGAGGTGGATAAGGTATCTCTATTTTCTTCCCACATGCTGCACAAAATCCATGTGATAAACACTACCTTGGTAGCAACAGCTGAAGCAGCGGCAGTCCTCATTTCTGTAATAACAATTCCATCCATGatcttaaaaattcaaaagtatGAATtattcaaaagacaaaacagaaaTCCCCTGAGGCCTACATTTTTAATGTAAATATCAGAGATGAGAGGCATGAATTCACCTCAAGAAAATATTTCCCCGGAAAACAACATGAACATGACTGAATTTTCATTGCTTCCATACAATActtgaac includes:
- the LOC138035243 gene encoding ketimine reductase mu-crystallin-like; its protein translation is MDGIVITEMRTAAASAVATKYLAPQDAQVLCILGSGAQARSHAEALKYIRPFTETRVWSRTYANAQKFADEIGAKACTTVEEAAVGADVIVTVTLATNPILCGKWVKPGALINSVGAARPTTRELDDELMVASFIVADSIEAALKEAGDVVLSKATVSGEIGDVIIGKLSVPEGKTKIFKSLGMAVEDVVSSKLVLSKIKE